Proteins encoded in a region of the Campylobacter sp. RM16189 genome:
- the secF gene encoding protein translocase subunit SecF, whose product MQIFSKAHVYDFMGKRHIALAVAAILFFGSIFLLFTKGLNYGIDFSGGTLIQIKYDKKAPLDKIREALYKDETLKNASVTEFGSEEEITIRFSGSSSNLGSDIGSSVSQLLKDTGSFEVRRVDVVGPKVGSELRQKGMMAIAMSLLGILLYVAFRFEWRFAMAAIFAEAYDVVIALGTICLFRIDVNLDILAAVLTIIGYSLNDKIIIFDRIRESINTSKNSALDMIINESVSATLSRTILTSVTTLMVVLTLFLYGGDMIHGFSLVLLVGIVGGTLSSIYIASLMLLWFKFSVEKYRAKEAEKMKAKKERERQRAMFEKGVV is encoded by the coding sequence ATGCAAATTTTTTCAAAAGCACATGTTTATGATTTTATGGGTAAGCGTCATATCGCCCTTGCCGTAGCTGCTATTTTATTTTTTGGCTCAATCTTTCTGCTTTTTACCAAAGGGCTAAATTACGGTATTGATTTTTCTGGTGGAACGCTGATCCAGATAAAGTATGATAAAAAAGCACCTCTTGATAAGATTAGAGAGGCTTTGTATAAAGATGAGACTTTAAAAAATGCCTCTGTGACCGAATTTGGTTCAGAGGAGGAGATTACTATACGTTTTTCGGGCTCAAGCTCAAATTTGGGTAGTGATATCGGCTCTAGCGTATCTCAATTACTCAAAGATACTGGCAGCTTTGAAGTTCGCCGTGTGGATGTCGTGGGACCAAAGGTAGGAAGCGAGCTTAGACAAAAAGGAATGATGGCTATAGCCATGTCTCTTTTGGGTATCTTGCTTTATGTTGCCTTTAGGTTCGAGTGGAGATTTGCGATGGCTGCTATATTTGCCGAAGCGTATGATGTAGTGATAGCCTTAGGTACTATATGCTTATTTAGGATTGATGTAAATTTGGATATTTTGGCTGCGGTTTTAACGATCATAGGCTATTCTTTAAATGATAAGATTATTATCTTTGATAGGATTAGAGAGAGCATAAACACAAGTAAGAATTCGGCTCTTGATATGATTATAAACGAATCTGTCTCCGCGACACTTTCAAGAACTATTCTTACATCTGTAACTACTTTAATGGTTGTTTTAACACTATTTTTATATGGTGGAGATATGATACACGGCTTTTCTTTGGTGCTTTTAGTGGGTATAGTCGGAGGAACTTTAAGCTCTATCTACATAGCTTCTCTGATGCTTCTTTGGTTTAAATTTAGCGTGGAGAAATATAGAGCAAAAGAGGCTGAAAAGATGAAAGCGAAAAAAGAGCGCGAAAGACAAAGAGCTATGTTTGAAAAAGGCGTGGTGTAA
- a CDS encoding DUF6394 family protein: protein MNWGKVVYIFFALMSLTTTAGFLYDKNEIALFVAASINLVSTLLKIGVKNILSAELFASSLVADLHLIPAFVVLQTTGNMTVVYSLAIGAAIANFFSLSLVLVEASKTQEEF from the coding sequence ATGAACTGGGGTAAGGTTGTTTATATCTTTTTTGCGCTGATGAGTCTAACGACTACAGCGGGTTTTTTGTATGATAAAAATGAGATAGCGCTATTTGTAGCAGCTAGCATAAATTTAGTCTCTACGCTACTTAAAATCGGTGTTAAAAATATTTTATCGGCTGAGCTTTTTGCTAGCTCGCTTGTAGCTGATTTACACCTTATACCTGCGTTTGTAGTGCTTCAAACAACGGGAAACATGACTGTTGTTTACTCACTTGCAATCGGTGCTGCTATTGCAAACTTTTTTTCACTTTCGCTTGTTTTAGTTGAAGCAAGTAAGACCCAAGAAGAATTTTAG